One Candidatus Cardinium hertigii DNA window includes the following coding sequences:
- a CDS encoding prolipoprotein diacylglyceryl transferase, which produces MTMVWDVNPILFQKGFFMLRWYGICFTAAFMIALPFWHYMFAKAGKAREEAERLTTYIAIGVMAGARLGHVIFYDWSTYKHNLVAIFSPIVFSPEFQIVGFSGLASHGAAIGIVVAIFFYIKRISIALVPPRIRLISRRPAHEFLWILDHLVILFALGGACIRIGNFMNSEIIGKPTQKNYGVVFAREVREELSARYAAVIQTMDFQKETTCALPIKKHYQPLRLTLSFKEEVQDEEVITRLLQKLKKDLVRLSYVDQPMIYEPYETALSYELIQRKPNVNYQVVVHTSGILRHPTQLYEALSCFCIFILSFIWWYTKRQVIARGCMFGTFMLIIPLFRFFHEFYKEYQVAFEQTMWLNMGQLLSLPWMLIGLFLILRSVKLGHTGVIQKKGEGL; this is translated from the coding sequence ATGACTATGGTATGGGATGTAAATCCTATTCTTTTCCAGAAGGGGTTTTTTATGCTTCGCTGGTACGGTATATGTTTTACGGCTGCTTTTATGATTGCTTTACCTTTTTGGCACTATATGTTTGCTAAAGCAGGTAAAGCAAGGGAAGAAGCCGAACGGTTAACGACATACATTGCCATAGGGGTTATGGCAGGTGCACGGTTGGGTCATGTTATTTTTTATGATTGGTCTACGTATAAGCACAATTTAGTAGCCATATTTTCTCCTATTGTTTTTTCTCCTGAGTTTCAGATTGTTGGATTTTCTGGTTTGGCCAGCCATGGTGCGGCAATAGGTATTGTAGTAGCTATTTTTTTCTATATAAAGCGGATATCTATTGCGCTTGTACCACCTCGGATTCGCTTGATCAGTCGAAGACCTGCCCATGAGTTTTTATGGATTTTAGACCACCTCGTCATTTTATTTGCTTTGGGTGGCGCTTGTATTCGCATAGGGAATTTTATGAATTCTGAAATTATTGGAAAACCTACCCAGAAAAATTATGGGGTAGTCTTTGCTAGGGAAGTACGTGAAGAACTGTCTGCCCGTTATGCTGCTGTTATTCAAACTATGGATTTTCAGAAAGAAACCACTTGTGCATTGCCTATAAAGAAACATTACCAGCCTTTACGATTGACGCTATCTTTTAAAGAAGAGGTTCAAGATGAGGAAGTTATTACAAGATTGCTACAAAAACTAAAAAAAGATTTGGTGCGGTTATCCTATGTGGATCAACCTATGATTTATGAGCCGTATGAAACAGCGCTCTCCTATGAGCTAATACAACGGAAGCCTAATGTAAACTATCAAGTGGTTGTCCATACATCGGGGATTCTTAGGCATCCTACGCAGCTTTATGAAGCTTTATCCTGTTTCTGTATTTTTATTCTATCATTTATTTGGTGGTATACAAAAAGACAAGTGATTGCGCGAGGCTGTATGTTTGGAACTTTTATGTTAATTATTCCTTTATTCCGTTTTTTTCACGAGTTTTATAAAGAGTACCAAGTTGCTTTTGAGCAAACCATGTGGCTTAATATGGGGCAATTGCTTAGCTTACCTTGGATGTTGATAGGTTTGTTTTTAATATTGCGGTCAGTAAAGTTGGGACATACTGGCGTAATACAGAAGAAAGGGGAAGGACTTTAG